From a single Acidobacteriota bacterium genomic region:
- a CDS encoding UDP-N-acetylmuramoyl-tripeptide--D-alanyl-D-alanine ligase: protein MKLREAIEKMAGRSAHLDPALAESDVTRFVIDSREAGAGSVFFALSQPEYKNNGFNGDFADSTEYVPAALSAGAVAAVVREERFAEYSEALEGFSGQLIFSDDVIASLQSLAHQVYLEWNRPVVAITGSAGKTTAKELTAHVLSAAGLRVLRNKKNYNNGLGHPLTVLELPADSSYQMAVLEMGMSTPLNEIERLCRITPPDVSVVLNVMPVHIEHLGTIEGIAAAKAEIVEGMKEGGTAVLNADDERVAAMAALSKGHVITFGIANEADIRAEEIEFSGFGNTQFKLITPAGEAQVAFPLNGKHNVMNALAAAAVGHIYGMGPADIAGAFATVSAPGQRGEIIEYKAGFRVINDSYNSNPDALVSMAETLVAGSRQEERKIVVAGEMLELGTGAVEMHRDAGQRIGALGVDVLIGVRGLAEHIVAGAELVGINNARFAADSEAAGEMLAEMITAGDVVLVKGSRGVKTERVIEKLDERFERS, encoded by the coding sequence CCCGAGTATAAGAACAACGGATTCAACGGTGATTTCGCCGATTCGACCGAGTACGTTCCCGCGGCATTATCGGCTGGAGCGGTCGCGGCGGTGGTTAGAGAAGAGCGTTTTGCTGAGTATTCAGAAGCACTTGAAGGGTTCAGCGGACAACTCATCTTTTCGGACGATGTCATCGCATCGCTCCAGTCGCTTGCCCATCAGGTTTATCTCGAATGGAACCGTCCGGTCGTCGCAATCACCGGAAGCGCCGGAAAAACGACCGCGAAAGAGTTGACGGCCCACGTTCTTTCAGCCGCGGGACTTCGCGTACTGCGAAACAAAAAGAATTACAACAATGGACTCGGACATCCGCTAACGGTCCTCGAACTACCGGCCGACAGTTCCTACCAGATGGCGGTGCTTGAGATGGGAATGTCCACGCCGCTTAATGAGATCGAGCGTCTTTGCCGCATCACGCCGCCGGACGTTTCGGTCGTGCTCAATGTGATGCCTGTCCACATCGAGCATCTCGGCACGATCGAAGGGATCGCTGCGGCAAAAGCTGAGATCGTCGAGGGGATGAAGGAAGGCGGCACGGCGGTTTTGAATGCAGATGATGAACGCGTTGCCGCGATGGCGGCCCTTTCGAAGGGGCATGTAATTACCTTTGGCATCGCTAATGAGGCGGATATTCGCGCCGAGGAAATCGAATTCAGCGGCTTTGGGAACACGCAGTTCAAGTTGATAACTCCAGCAGGTGAGGCTCAGGTTGCGTTTCCGCTTAACGGAAAGCATAACGTAATGAACGCACTTGCCGCAGCCGCGGTTGGCCATATCTATGGCATGGGCCCGGCGGATATCGCGGGCGCATTCGCGACCGTTTCCGCTCCCGGACAACGAGGCGAGATCATCGAATACAAGGCCGGTTTCCGCGTCATAAACGATTCTTACAACTCAAATCCGGATGCGCTTGTTTCGATGGCCGAAACGCTTGTTGCGGGAAGCCGTCAGGAGGAGCGAAAGATCGTTGTTGCCGGTGAGATGCTTGAGCTTGGAACCGGCGCGGTCGAGATGCACCGCGATGCCGGGCAACGGATAGGCGCTCTCGGCGTTGATGTTTTGATCGGTGTGCGAGGATTGGCGGAACATATCGTTGCGGGTGCCGAATTGGTAGGCATCAATAACGCAAGGTTCGCGGCTGATTCCGAGGCTGCGGGCGAAATGCTCGCGGAGATGATCACCGCAGGTGATGTAGTACTTGTTAAAGGTTCGCGAGGGGTTAAGACCGAACGGGTCATAGAGAAATTGGACGAGCGATTCGAGCGTAGTTAA
- a CDS encoding phospho-N-acetylmuramoyl-pentapeptide-transferase, which translates to MLYHLLYQWLFREYGAVSESYFFKALNVFQYVTFRTAWATITALLVSLFLGKWVIRKLEALKVGQEIREELSAEHQAKKGTPTMGGVLIIGAVILSTLLWARLDSLFLWLALGATTLFGVVGFADDYIKIVKKRSLGLTGRQKLAGQLLTALGVWGVLYFLTNYTWKLSVPFFRATVETDITNIGPWLYLVFIVFVLLGSSNAVNLTDGLDGLATSVTFIAMAALTALTYVSSDRRWAEYLDLAHIPAAGELTVFCGAMVGASLGFLWYNAPPAEVFMGDVGSLAIGGALGTVAILTKQEFLLPFIGGIFIIEVLSVMIQVSFFKFTKRTGGVGKRIFLQAPLHHHFQMAGWKEPKIVFRFVIVAILFALLSLSTVKLR; encoded by the coding sequence ATGCTCTATCATCTCTTATATCAATGGTTGTTCAGGGAATACGGGGCGGTCAGCGAATCGTATTTTTTCAAAGCGCTCAACGTATTTCAGTATGTGACCTTCCGCACCGCATGGGCGACGATCACGGCTCTGCTCGTGTCGCTTTTCCTCGGCAAATGGGTCATCCGCAAGCTTGAGGCACTCAAGGTCGGGCAGGAGATCCGCGAGGAACTCTCCGCCGAGCACCAGGCCAAAAAGGGCACGCCGACGATGGGCGGAGTGCTGATAATCGGAGCGGTCATTCTCTCGACCCTTCTTTGGGCACGGCTCGATAGCCTTTTCCTTTGGCTGGCTTTAGGTGCGACGACGCTTTTCGGGGTGGTCGGTTTCGCCGACGACTATATAAAGATCGTCAAAAAACGAAGCCTCGGGCTGACGGGAAGGCAAAAGCTTGCCGGGCAGCTTCTCACGGCACTCGGCGTTTGGGGAGTTCTGTATTTTCTGACGAATTATACGTGGAAGCTGAGCGTTCCGTTCTTCCGAGCGACCGTCGAGACGGACATCACAAACATCGGGCCGTGGCTCTATCTGGTGTTTATCGTTTTCGTGCTGCTTGGGTCGTCTAACGCGGTAAACCTGACGGACGGGTTAGATGGGCTGGCGACCAGCGTGACGTTCATCGCGATGGCAGCATTGACTGCTCTTACTTACGTTTCGAGTGACCGGCGTTGGGCTGAATACCTCGATCTCGCCCATATCCCCGCGGCAGGAGAACTGACCGTCTTTTGCGGTGCGATGGTCGGGGCAAGCCTCGGGTTTCTGTGGTATAACGCGCCGCCGGCTGAGGTATTTATGGGCGACGTCGGCTCGCTCGCGATCGGCGGGGCACTTGGAACCGTTGCGATCCTTACGAAGCAGGAGTTTCTGCTGCCCTTCATCGGCGGCATCTTCATCATCGAGGTGCTCTCGGTGATGATCCAAGTCTCGTTCTTTAAATTTACGAAACGGACCGGCGGAGTCGGGAAGCGAATTTTTCTTCAGGCCCCGCTCCATCACCATTTTCAAATGGCCGGATGGAAGGAACCGAAGATCGTTTTTCGATTTGTGATCGTAGCGATATTGTTCGCATTGCTGAGTCTTTCGACGGTCAAATTGCGTTAG
- a CDS encoding four helix bundle protein, protein MPETNFEKLDIYKLSERLSSLIWRIAVKWERLPQNTVGTQLVRAADSIGANIAEGSGRGSEKDYLRFLRISRGSLYETKHWLRLAFTRDLLTMENVEELRAIVDELTPKLNSYIRVVGNKKAAKARYEDQRPKTEDQ, encoded by the coding sequence ATTCCTGAAACGAATTTTGAAAAACTAGATATTTACAAGCTTTCTGAGCGGCTTTCCTCTCTGATTTGGCGGATTGCGGTGAAATGGGAGCGACTTCCGCAGAATACCGTCGGAACTCAATTAGTCCGCGCGGCGGACAGCATAGGGGCAAATATTGCCGAAGGAAGTGGCCGGGGCAGCGAAAAGGACTACCTTCGCTTTCTAAGAATCAGTCGCGGCTCACTCTATGAAACTAAGCATTGGTTGAGACTCGCGTTCACAAGAGATCTTTTGACGATGGAAAATGTAGAGGAGCTTCGGGCGATCGTGGACGAGCTCACACCGAAGTTGAATTCGTATATTAGGGTAGTTGGCAATAAGAAAGCGGCCAAGGCTCGATACGAAGACCAAAGACCAAAAACCGAAGACCAATGA
- the murD gene encoding UDP-N-acetylmuramoyl-L-alanine--D-glutamate ligase — protein sequence MIVRGQKALVLGAGRSGIASAKFLAERGATVALHDRKPIAEWSEAARSLKESSGVGLIDGQIPSWLLDQIDLVVISPGVPTGSIPARYVDRKDGQVIGEVELAYRFLKGRMVGITGSNGKTTTTTLVGEILKDAGLRTLVGGNIGTPLIDLIAESDEDTWTVAELSSYQLETIVDLHPRVALCLNVTPNHLDRYDLFSDYAAAKHRIFMNQTPEDLAVLNADNEVTAGWGAGLRAHVAMFSVVKELDEGLFLRGRELVSRSGGKERVLTTRDEIAIRGLHNVENVLAAMAAGLACGASPESMRETIARFRGVEHRIEFVDEVGGVRFYNDSKATSVDATLKALEALSEDAGKIVLLIGGRGKNAPYSPLIPLIEKSVRALIVYGEDGDNIASQLSGHAAVERAASMAEAVRLAFAAAEVGDSVLLAPACASFDMFGSFEERGRAFKSEVAAIAQGERAAAGDA from the coding sequence ATGATTGTTCGGGGCCAAAAAGCGTTAGTGCTCGGTGCGGGACGGTCGGGAATTGCTTCTGCGAAGTTTTTGGCCGAGCGCGGAGCGACCGTTGCCTTGCACGACCGAAAGCCGATCGCGGAATGGAGCGAGGCGGCTAGATCTTTGAAAGAAAGCAGCGGCGTAGGGCTGATCGACGGGCAGATTCCGTCGTGGCTCTTGGACCAAATCGATCTGGTTGTCATTTCGCCGGGCGTGCCGACGGGTTCGATCCCGGCTCGATATGTTGATCGAAAAGATGGCCAAGTCATCGGCGAGGTCGAGCTTGCTTATCGTTTTTTGAAAGGCCGGATGGTCGGCATTACCGGCTCGAACGGAAAGACGACAACCACGACGCTCGTCGGCGAGATATTAAAAGACGCAGGTTTAAGGACGCTCGTCGGAGGCAATATCGGAACGCCGCTCATCGACCTGATCGCCGAATCTGATGAAGATACGTGGACGGTCGCCGAGCTTTCGAGCTATCAGCTTGAGACCATCGTCGATCTGCACCCGCGAGTGGCTCTTTGCCTCAACGTTACGCCGAACCATCTCGATCGCTATGATCTTTTCTCGGACTACGCCGCGGCGAAGCATCGGATCTTTATGAATCAAACGCCCGAGGATCTTGCCGTGCTTAACGCGGATAACGAAGTGACGGCCGGTTGGGGAGCGGGCCTGCGGGCACATGTTGCAATGTTCAGCGTGGTGAAGGAACTCGACGAGGGGCTATTTCTCCGCGGCCGCGAACTTGTTTCTCGAAGCGGCGGCAAAGAAAGAGTGCTCACTACACGTGATGAGATCGCGATCCGTGGGCTTCACAACGTTGAGAACGTGCTTGCCGCAATGGCTGCCGGGCTGGCCTGCGGAGCGTCGCCGGAATCGATGCGGGAAACGATCGCACGATTCCGTGGGGTCGAGCACCGGATCGAATTTGTAGATGAGGTTGGCGGCGTTCGCTTCTATAACGACTCCAAAGCGACCTCGGTCGATGCTACCTTAAAGGCCCTCGAGGCTCTCAGTGAAGACGCCGGAAAGATCGTCCTGCTCATCGGCGGACGCGGAAAGAACGCTCCCTATTCGCCGCTCATTCCGCTGATAGAAAAGAGCGTCCGGGCATTGATAGTTTACGGCGAGGACGGCGATAACATTGCCTCGCAGCTCAGCGGGCATGCCGCGGTCGAGCGTGCCGCTTCGATGGCCGAGGCAGTGCGGCTCGCATTTGCGGCGGCCGAAGTCGGCGATTCGGTACTCCTTGCACCGGCATGCGCGAGCTTTGATATGTTTGGGAGTTTTGAAGAACGCGGCCGTGCGTTCAAGTCGGAGGTAGCGGCGATCGCTCAGGGCGAACGTGCCGCGGCAGGTGATGCATAG
- the ftsW gene encoding putative lipid II flippase FtsW, with protein MKLDRIDWIMFLLAAGLAVFGTMMVYSASAMIAHRETAGASQFTYFYKQAGFAVAGIVIMFAASRVDYRRLNSFPVVIAGLLITVVLLAAVFGFPEINGAQRWIRFGGLSLQPSEIAKITMPVFLAWFLSRQADRVGEFRATLLPMILIVGLVAGLIFAEPDLGTTMVICAVFAAIYFAAGARLVHVAAVGALFVAGVAAALFLAPWRMRRLGAFLDPCDPENAAGAGYQVCQSLYAIGSGGVLGEGFARGQQKLFYLPYPHSDFIFSVVGEEFGLVGTLAIVAAFAILLWRGTRAALNAPDRFGTLLGIGLITGITVQALFNVSVVISILPAKGIPLPFISYGGSSVLVTLAAVGILLSIAAAGEGDTPERPTGGVRRKKAKTGLK; from the coding sequence ATGAAGCTCGACCGGATAGATTGGATCATGTTCTTACTGGCTGCGGGGCTCGCGGTCTTTGGGACGATGATGGTCTATTCCGCATCGGCGATGATCGCCCATCGCGAAACGGCCGGAGCCTCGCAGTTCACCTATTTTTACAAGCAGGCGGGCTTTGCCGTTGCCGGCATCGTGATAATGTTCGCCGCGAGCCGCGTTGACTACCGGAGGCTAAACAGCTTTCCGGTTGTGATCGCCGGGCTTTTGATAACAGTGGTTTTGCTCGCGGCGGTGTTCGGCTTTCCGGAAATCAACGGAGCACAGCGGTGGATCCGTTTCGGCGGCCTCTCGCTGCAGCCCTCGGAGATCGCGAAGATAACGATGCCCGTCTTTCTGGCGTGGTTCCTTTCGCGACAAGCCGACCGGGTTGGTGAGTTTCGGGCGACACTTTTGCCGATGATCTTGATCGTCGGGCTCGTCGCCGGATTGATCTTTGCAGAGCCGGACCTCGGCACGACCATGGTGATATGTGCCGTCTTCGCCGCGATCTATTTCGCGGCGGGTGCTCGGCTAGTTCACGTTGCGGCGGTCGGGGCATTGTTCGTGGCCGGAGTTGCCGCAGCCTTGTTTTTGGCACCCTGGCGGATGCGGCGGTTGGGAGCGTTTCTTGACCCCTGCGACCCGGAGAATGCGGCCGGTGCCGGCTATCAGGTTTGCCAGTCGCTTTATGCGATCGGCTCGGGCGGCGTACTCGGCGAAGGCTTTGCCCGAGGCCAGCAGAAGCTCTTTTACTTGCCGTACCCGCACTCCGACTTCATATTTTCGGTGGTCGGAGAGGAGTTCGGGCTGGTCGGCACGCTAGCGATCGTCGCGGCCTTTGCGATCCTGCTTTGGCGGGGCACAAGGGCGGCTCTGAACGCCCCGGACCGATTCGGGACGCTGCTTGGCATTGGATTGATAACAGGGATAACGGTTCAAGCCCTTTTTAACGTAAGTGTTGTTATTTCGATACTACCCGCGAAGGGCATACCGCTTCCGTTTATCTCTTATGGCGGCTCATCCGTTCTTGTGACGCTCGCTGCGGTCGGCATTTTGCTCAGCATTGCAGCCGCCGGCGAGGGCGATACGCCCGAAAGGCCCACTGGCGGGGTCAGACGCAAGAAGGCGAAGACGGGGCTCAAATGA
- the murG gene encoding undecaprenyldiphospho-muramoylpentapeptide beta-N-acetylglucosaminyltransferase: MKVLFAAGGTGGHIFPAIAVAKEVLRRDPSSEVLFVGTARGLETRIVPEAGFQLSLINSAGLKNVGFAGKIKGLSVLPKSFIEARQIIKQFRPHVAVGAGGYVSGPVLLMAAIMGVPTLVMDSNALPGFTNRQLARFVDKAALTFEASLPYFGKKGVVTGNPVRKEFFEVPPKPRGDVAHLLIFGGSQGARAINNAMTEALPHLSELSGRLTITHQTGESDFEKIRELYGRSEFASADVRPFIANMFEEFARADLVICRAGATTCAELAAAGKASIMIPLPTAADDHQRKNAEALEEGGAAKMLLQADMTGESLAELIRLTISDGEKLSAMEAAAKAMGRADAAERTADIIEELRNSI, translated from the coding sequence ATGAAGGTACTTTTCGCAGCCGGAGGCACCGGCGGACATATTTTCCCGGCAATTGCCGTCGCAAAGGAGGTCTTGCGGCGTGATCCTTCGTCTGAGGTTTTGTTCGTCGGAACAGCACGCGGGCTCGAAACACGGATCGTCCCCGAGGCCGGCTTTCAGCTTTCGCTGATAAACAGTGCGGGGCTCAAGAACGTCGGCTTCGCCGGCAAGATCAAGGGCCTTTCCGTTCTGCCAAAGAGCTTCATTGAGGCTCGGCAGATCATAAAGCAATTCCGGCCGCACGTCGCGGTCGGAGCAGGCGGATATGTCTCGGGGCCCGTGCTCCTGATGGCGGCAATAATGGGCGTGCCGACGCTTGTGATGGATTCGAACGCACTGCCCGGATTTACCAACCGGCAGCTCGCGAGGTTCGTCGATAAAGCGGCGTTGACCTTCGAAGCTTCGCTGCCGTACTTCGGCAAAAAGGGCGTGGTCACCGGAAACCCGGTCAGGAAAGAGTTTTTTGAGGTGCCGCCAAAGCCGCGAGGAGACGTCGCACATCTGCTGATCTTCGGCGGTTCGCAGGGAGCCCGTGCGATAAACAACGCGATGACCGAAGCCCTGCCGCATCTCAGCGAGCTTAGCGGCCGGCTGACGATCACGCACCAGACAGGCGAGTCTGACTTCGAGAAGATCCGCGAGCTTTACGGCCGATCAGAGTTTGCATCGGCAGACGTGCGGCCATTTATCGCGAATATGTTCGAGGAATTTGCGAGAGCGGACCTGGTGATCTGCCGTGCCGGTGCAACGACATGTGCCGAACTCGCTGCGGCCGGCAAGGCGTCGATAATGATCCCGCTACCGACCGCCGCCGACGATCATCAGCGAAAGAATGCAGAGGCTCTCGAAGAAGGCGGAGCGGCGAAGATGCTTTTGCAAGCAGATATGACCGGCGAATCGCTCGCCGAGCTAATTCGTTTGACGATCAGCGACGGCGAAAAGCTCTCGGCAATGGAGGCCGCCGCCAAAGCAATGGGCCGAGCGGACGCGGCCGAGCGAACCGCGGACATAATAGAGGAACTGAGGAACAGCATTTGA
- a CDS encoding UDP-N-acetylmuramate--L-alanine ligase — MFRHVKKIHFIGIGGIGMSGIAEVLASLGFEVAGSDIKRSKNTDRLELNFNVRIFEGHAAENVGDAQVVVYSSAVRPDNPEIVKAKENGVPVIPRAEMLAELMVLKPYAVAVSGTHGKTSTTSMVATILKHAGLDPTTVVGGVVETLGSNAQVGSSEWFVTEADESDRSFLMLYPTIAVVTNIDKEHMESYKGMDDVVQCFTDFVNKVPFFGAAIICLDDPNVQLIIPNIKRRRVTYGMTAQADISAHDIKYTDGFGSTFEVWKGTEVLGRIDLPVPGKHNVYNALAATAVAMELEVPFAKIAEAFTGFKNANRRFQFKGEIGGITVVDDYGHHPTEILATLSAAKNAAAGRRTVVAFQPHRFTRTQELMDEFALAFNNADVLFVLDIYPASEPPIEGITAEVLVENIRKYGHKNVTYIGDIETAAEKIVPSLVEGDLAITLGAGTVTRLSEELLEAIKKRG; from the coding sequence ATGTTTAGACACGTTAAGAAAATACATTTCATTGGCATTGGCGGTATTGGGATGAGCGGCATCGCGGAGGTGCTCGCAAGCCTCGGTTTTGAGGTGGCAGGCTCGGATATCAAGCGTTCGAAGAACACGGATAGGCTTGAGCTGAATTTCAACGTCCGCATCTTTGAGGGCCATGCGGCCGAGAATGTTGGAGATGCTCAGGTCGTCGTTTATTCCTCCGCCGTTCGGCCGGACAATCCGGAGATCGTTAAGGCGAAGGAGAACGGCGTCCCGGTCATTCCGCGTGCTGAGATGCTTGCGGAGTTGATGGTCTTGAAGCCATATGCTGTCGCCGTTTCCGGCACGCACGGCAAGACCTCGACCACTTCGATGGTCGCGACCATTTTGAAACACGCGGGGCTTGACCCGACCACGGTCGTCGGCGGAGTTGTCGAAACTCTCGGTTCGAACGCACAGGTAGGATCGTCCGAATGGTTTGTTACCGAGGCCGATGAAAGCGACCGCTCTTTTCTGATGCTCTACCCGACGATCGCCGTCGTCACGAACATCGACAAAGAGCACATGGAGAGCTACAAGGGAATGGACGACGTCGTGCAATGCTTCACCGATTTTGTGAACAAAGTGCCATTCTTTGGTGCGGCGATCATCTGCCTCGATGACCCGAACGTCCAACTCATCATCCCGAACATCAAACGCCGCCGCGTGACCTACGGCATGACCGCTCAGGCAGACATATCGGCACACGACATCAAGTACACGGACGGCTTCGGTTCGACGTTCGAGGTCTGGAAGGGAACTGAAGTGCTCGGCCGCATCGACCTGCCGGTCCCAGGCAAGCACAACGTTTACAACGCACTTGCCGCGACGGCGGTTGCGATGGAACTCGAAGTGCCTTTCGCAAAGATCGCCGAGGCGTTTACAGGTTTCAAGAATGCGAATCGGCGGTTTCAGTTCAAGGGCGAAATCGGCGGTATAACGGTCGTCGATGACTACGGGCATCATCCGACCGAGATATTAGCAACGCTTTCAGCGGCCAAGAATGCAGCCGCCGGCCGACGTACGGTCGTCGCATTTCAACCGCATCGTTTCACGCGAACGCAGGAATTGATGGACGAATTCGCGCTCGCGTTCAACAACGCGGATGTCCTTTTCGTGCTCGATATTTATCCGGCGAGCGAGCCGCCGATCGAGGGCATTACGGCCGAAGTGCTTGTGGAGAATATTAGAAAATACGGCCACAAGAATGTGACCTACATCGGTGACATCGAGACGGCCGCCGAGAAGATCGTACCGTCGCTCGTGGAAGGCGACCTCGCAATAACTCTCGGTGCCGGAACCGTTACGCGGCTTTCCGAAGAACTGTTGGAGGCTATTAAAAAGCGCGGATAG
- a CDS encoding FtsQ-type POTRA domain-containing protein — translation MAKRPNAVKVRRDAGTRKSKSARRRNAPNSGGGSTRVLPLVLSTAMLLCIGVIAYFGIRAIVNSDFFSVTRVEISGIERAPRDTIERIVNAEAAENSAWTADLATVKERIEKLTFVRSASVSRWLPNSIIVSIKEHEPAAVVKLKKGEFLVTKDAQVLAEATAPEPGLPVAMIGWDEEKSQTADKENLERVKLYAKMIDDWKIHGVLERVSLVDLSNVRVPRALAEEGGMTVSLEVGKESFGENLERGLRAIAGKATEFEGVELVGSTLNLKPRKTAAK, via the coding sequence ATGGCGAAACGACCGAATGCAGTGAAAGTAAGACGCGATGCGGGAACGCGGAAGAGCAAGTCCGCCCGCCGGCGAAACGCGCCGAATAGCGGCGGCGGTTCGACCCGCGTTCTTCCGCTTGTGCTTTCGACGGCAATGCTTCTCTGCATCGGCGTGATCGCGTATTTCGGCATCAGGGCGATCGTTAACTCGGATTTCTTTAGCGTTACGCGGGTAGAGATATCGGGTATCGAACGGGCTCCTCGCGACACCATCGAGCGGATCGTCAATGCCGAAGCAGCAGAGAACAGTGCCTGGACCGCAGACCTTGCGACGGTAAAGGAGCGGATCGAGAAGCTGACCTTCGTTCGCTCGGCGTCCGTCTCACGATGGCTTCCGAATTCGATCATCGTCAGCATCAAAGAGCACGAACCGGCGGCGGTCGTGAAATTGAAGAAGGGCGAGTTTCTCGTCACGAAAGACGCTCAGGTGCTCGCCGAGGCGACGGCCCCGGAACCGGGCCTGCCGGTCGCGATGATCGGCTGGGACGAGGAAAAATCGCAGACGGCCGATAAGGAAAATCTGGAACGCGTCAAGCTTTACGCAAAGATGATCGACGACTGGAAGATCCACGGTGTGCTTGAAAGGGTTTCGCTGGTCGATCTTTCGAATGTGCGCGTTCCGCGGGCGTTGGCAGAGGAAGGCGGGATGACCGTATCGCTTGAGGTCGGCAAGGAGAGTTTTGGCGAAAACCTTGAACGCGGACTAAGGGCGATAGCCGGGAAGGCGACGGAGTTCGAAGGCGTCGAATTGGTTGGTTCGACCCTAAATCTGAAGCCGAGAAAGACCGCAGCGAAATGA
- the ftsA gene encoding cell division protein FtsA — MKNEIHAIGLDIGTSRVRCVVGEASDDGLLKVVGIGRSESRGLRRGIVTGAEAVAESIRKAFDEAERVSGLEIKAATVNLSGEHFRGENKNGVVAVAGAGREISNEDVERAVESACAVQLPSGWEVFDRVAQEFIIDGQDGITEPIGMSGSRLEALVHVVTGPSAGRQNLEKAVRRAGIDVERMMLEPIAAAESTLTDDDREYGCAVVNIGSEITSLNIFGRGAVQHTAVFPFGGLHFTKDLAVGLRVSMQEAAEIKHRYGCVATFLMDDQERAEMIEITPVGRSETRGLSKEILCDIMQPRAIELLQHLAGEVATAGAQIPSGVVLTGGGSMPRGMVEIAEQVFDAPTRLGLPSRKLFGGLIEQIETPEWAVACGLALRSLREQMREGGGIRGGTGKLGVWFENFREKFR; from the coding sequence ATGAAGAACGAGATTCACGCGATAGGACTTGATATCGGCACGAGCCGCGTTCGCTGCGTGGTCGGCGAGGCCTCCGATGACGGGCTGCTCAAGGTCGTCGGCATCGGCCGGAGCGAGTCACGAGGGCTTCGCCGAGGCATTGTCACCGGTGCCGAGGCTGTTGCCGAAAGCATTCGCAAGGCTTTCGATGAAGCGGAGCGGGTTAGCGGGCTCGAGATCAAGGCCGCGACCGTAAATCTTTCCGGCGAACATTTTCGCGGCGAGAACAAGAACGGTGTGGTCGCCGTCGCCGGTGCCGGACGCGAGATCAGCAACGAGGACGTGGAGCGGGCGGTCGAATCCGCCTGTGCCGTTCAGCTTCCTTCGGGCTGGGAAGTTTTCGATCGCGTTGCGCAGGAATTTATCATCGACGGTCAGGACGGCATAACCGAGCCGATCGGAATGAGTGGTTCGCGGCTTGAGGCACTTGTCCACGTCGTGACCGGGCCGAGTGCGGGCAGGCAAAACCTCGAGAAGGCGGTTCGGCGAGCCGGAATCGACGTTGAGCGGATGATGCTCGAACCGATCGCCGCAGCGGAGAGCACGCTAACCGACGACGACCGCGAATACGGTTGTGCGGTCGTGAACATCGGTTCGGAGATCACGAGCCTCAACATCTTTGGCCGCGGAGCGGTTCAGCATACGGCGGTCTTTCCGTTCGGCGGGCTGCATTTCACGAAAGATCTGGCGGTCGGGCTTCGCGTTTCGATGCAAGAAGCCGCCGAGATCAAACATCGCTACGGCTGCGTTGCAACATTTTTGATGGACGACCAAGAGCGGGCTGAGATGATCGAGATAACCCCGGTCGGGCGGAGCGAGACGCGAGGGCTGTCGAAAGAAATACTGTGCGACATAATGCAGCCGCGTGCGATCGAACTCCTTCAGCATCTTGCCGGCGAAGTTGCTACGGCTGGAGCTCAGATCCCGAGCGGAGTTGTGCTGACTGGCGGCGGCTCGATGCCGCGTGGAATGGTCGAGATCGCGGAGCAGGTCTTCGATGCCCCGACGCGACTCGGTTTGCCTTCGCGAAAGTTGTTTGGCGGATTGATCGAGCAGATCGAAACGCCGGAGTGGGCGGTTGCTTGCGGGCTTGCTCTCCGCTCTTTGCGTGAGCAAATGCGCGAGGGCGGCGGCATTCGCGGCGGAACGGGCAAACTTGGCGTTTGGTTTGAAAATTTTCGCGAAAAATTTCGTTAG